Within Paenibacillus albicereus, the genomic segment TCCCGACCTCGCCGCGCGCCACTTCCTGATGCGTGCGGCGACGGAGGCGAATCGGCAAGCGGCCGCCTTAGCGGCCTGCTCGCGGAATCCTGTCCGATCCCTGATTAAAGGTCAAGCTTCCGCGTCCCGATCCATTTCACCATCTCCGGGTCCTGGTGGGAAAAGAACATGCTCTCGTTCGTATCCAATGCCGCGATGCGATCCATATCCTGCGGGCCCAGCTCGAAATCGAAAATCTGGCCGTTCTCTATTATTCGTTCTTTCCGGACTGACTTCGGAATCACGACGATGTCCCGTTGCACCAACCAGCGCAAAATGACCTGCGCCACGGACTTTTCGTGCTTTTCCGCGATCGCTGCCAAAACTTCGTTTTGGAACAGGCCGTTTTTTCCTTCTGCAAACGGCGCCCACGATTCATGCCGGACCCGGTGCTCGCTCATAAAGGCGGAGCTTTTGATCTGCTGGCAGAACGGATTCGTCTCCACCTGGTTCACAGCCGGTACGACTTCGTGATGAAGGATGAGGTCCATTAACCGATCGGAAGAGAAATTGCTGACCCCGATGGCCCGGATGGTCCCTTCTCGAACCATTTCCTCCATCGCGCGCCAAGAGCCGTAAACATCCCCGTACGGCTGATGGATGAGGTACAGGTCCAAATAATCCAGTCCCAGCCTTTGCAAGGATCGGGCCACGGCTTTTTTGGTGCGCTCGTATCCTGCATCTTGAACCCACAGCTTTGTCGTGACGAACAGCTCTTCCCTGTCGACGCGGCTTCTTCGAATGCCCTTGCCCACCGCCTCCTCGTTCAAATAAGAAGCCGCCGTATCGATGAGCCGGTAGCCTGCCTCGATCGCATCGAAGACGCTTTGCTCGCATTCGTTCGAATCGGACATCTGAAAAACGCCCAGCCCCAAGATCGGCATCTCCACGCCGTTATTCAGCAACACTTTTTCCATTGCCGCTCCTCCTTCGCATTCGCGCCGACCAGATCGCCCTCGTCAACGCCTCTTCCTGAATCTATTATGGTCGCATCCCGGTCTCGACCGTTAACCCATTCGTGCCGAATGATTGCCTATTCCTCTCGCCCTGGACGCAACGCTGCCTGGGGAGAGTCCGGCGAGACGTCGAAAAGCCGCTTCCCAAGCGTTCGGGAAACGGCTGCAGCTCGTTCCATTACTTCAGCGTGACTTCGTAGAGCGTCGCCGCCGCCGACGCAGAGGAGCCATAGGCCGACGGCTCGACCGCCTTGCCGTGCTGCTCGATCCAGGCGTTCAGACTGTCGCTCCCCCGTCCGCCTCCTCCCCCGAAGCCGCCTCCGACAAGGAAGTACTTCACCTTGCCCGAGCGGACCAGCGCCTCGAGCTTCGCCTCGTCGTAGACCGGATCGGAGTTCTGGAACCCGTGCAGGATGACGACCTTCTCGCCTTCTCCGACGATGTAGGGAGCTGCCGTGCCGTAGTCGGACACGGCGATCAGATAGTCCGTCGTCTCGTTGTCCCGCAAGTAGGCGAGCAGGCCCTGATCGACCGCGACATCGCCTCCGCTTCGCCCGACGGGGAACGATCCGGCCGTCATGCCGCCGAAGCCGTTCTGTTCCTGCGAATCCGCCGCGCCGCCGGAGCCGTTGCCGGAGCCGTCGCTGAGTCCGCCGGGAGCGCCGCCGCCTGCACCGTCATCCGCTCCGTCGCCTTGGGCGCCGCTCCAGCCGCCCGCGCCGGGCATTCGCCCGCCCGCTCCTCCTTCCGGCATCGCGCCGGGAAATCCGCCGGCCATGCCGCCGGCGGCTCGTCCGGACATCGCCCCGCCGAAGCCGCCCACGCCGGAGTCCGGTCCGGCGGCCGGAATCATCGTATTCTGCCCGTACACGATCGGCGTCGCCGACCACCAAGCCGGTCCGACGAGCAGAACCATCAGGCCCGCCGCCGAAATCCAGCGCACGGAGCGGCGGTTGCGTCCTGCCGCCCCGGTCGTGCCCAGCACGAGAACCGACAGCAGGCCGAGTCCGGCGACGGCGATCGTCCAGCCGAGACCGATCGTCGATTCGTACGCTTGCAGGACATAGCCCTGGAACAAAGCCGTCGCCGCGATCGACGCCGGCAGCAGCCAGGACTGCCAGCTCGTGCCTTCGCGGTAGCGCGCCCACAGCGTCCATGCCCCCGCGCCTGCCAGCGCGGCGATCGGCGGCGCCAGCATGATGAGATAGTACGAGTGGAAAAAGCCGGCGACGCTGAAAAATGCCGCTGCCGGAACGAGCCACGCCAGCCAGAACAGCGTCTCCTTCTGCGCCGCCGTCAGGCTGCGGAGCCGCAGCGGCAGCAGCAGCGCCAGCGCCGACAGCAGCGCCAGCGGCAGCAGCCAGCTCGCCTGGCCGGACAGCGCCTGCTGGAACAGCCGCAGCGGCCCTGCCTCGCCCGTGTTGAACATGCCGCCTCCGCCGAATCCGCCGCCAGCGCGGCCTCCGCCAGCGCCGGCAGTGCGGCCTCCGCCATCGCCGGCAGTCCGGCCTCCGTCCGAGCCGAAGCTCCCGGCTCCGAACCCTCCGCCCGCATCCGACCGATCCGCCCCCTCTCCGCCCATCCCGCTCGCACCGCTCGCACCGCTCGCACCGCTCGCACCGCTCGCACCGCTCGCACCGCCCGCGCCGCCACGGTCGCCGGTCAGGCGGGACAGGCCGTTGTAGCCGAACGCCAGCTCCAGCACGGAGTTCGTCTCGCTGCTGCCGATATACGGCCGCTTGTCCGCCGGCACCGCGTCGACGACGACCGCCCAGGAGACGGAGATCAGCAGCAGGAGCGCGGTGCAGCCGGCCAGCAGGCCGTACTTGGCCTTCGCCTTCATCCGCACGCCCAGCAAGTAGAGCAGGTAGAACGCCGGCAGCACCATGTACGCCTGGAGCATCTTCATGTTGAAGCCCGCTCCGATCAGCGCGAACGCGGCCAGCAGGCTGCCCGCGCGTCCTTCGCGGACGCCGCGCAGCAGGAACCAGGCCGCGAGCGCAAGCGTGAACACGAGCATCGCGTCGATGTTGTTCGTCCGCGACACCGCGGCCGCCACCGGCGTCAGCGCCATTGCCCAGGCGGCGCCGCGCGCCGCGACCGCGCCGAAGGTCGGCTTCACGCAAGCGTACAGCAAAGGCACGGTCGCGACGCCCGCCAGCGCCTGCGGCAGGATGACCGACCAGCCGTGCAGGCCGAACGCCCAGGCGAACGCCGCTTGGATCCAGAAGGTCAGCGGCGGCTTGTCGACCGTCACCGACCCGGCCGAGTCCAGCGCCCCGTAGAAGAAGTTGTGCCAGCTCTGCAGCATGCTCCCGACCGCCGTCGTGTAGTACGTGTTGGCATACGTCTCCTGCCAGATGCCGTACCCGTTCAGGAAGGCCGCCGCGGCGATCGCCGCCAGCAGCCATCCGTCCGCGGCGATGCGGCGGCGCGGCCTCGCTGCCCTCTCATTTCCTCTCATCGTTCCCACTCTCCTCGTCCATCCGGGCTGATTCCACCATCTTACGGGATCAAGATGAACGAAAAATGAACGAGGCCGCGCTCAAAACGAACCAATTGGGGCAGCCGCCGAAATCCGCAGAACGCTGGACCATCCAAAACCTGCACCCGCTTCGCAGAGCCGGGACTCAATTGAAACCTGCACCCGCTTCGCGAAACGCTGGAGCATTCGAAACCTGCACCCGCTTCGCTGAGCCGGGACTCAATTGAAACCTGCACCCGCTTCGCGGAGCCGGGACTCAGTTGAAACCTGCACCCGCTTCGCGAAACGCTGGATCATTGGAAACCTGCACCCGCTTCGCAGAACGCTGGATCATTCGAAACCTGCACCCGCTTCGCGGAGCGGGGACTCGTTCCGATCTCCCTGGAGCCCAGATTCCTTCGATCTCCTTCTCTTAAACGGAAGGAATCCGGCCTCCAAGGGAACCGCTGCCGCTTCTCCACGAGCCCCCGTCCGCTACGCTCTTCGGTTCCATTTCTAGACTCTCGCTTCGCGCACGCGGCTCGGTCCACTGCCTCTCCCGCCAAAATGCAGCTCGGCTCCGACCGTTCGCTCCGCCTAACGGAAATCCGCTCAGCCGACATTGCACGATGGGCTCCGTTTTGCTGCGCGTCTTCGGCCTTTACTCCAACCCGCATTCCAACTAACTCGATTTATTCGACTTACCGGCTCGACTTCGCTTCCCCGAGTACCCGTTAACTCGATTTATTCGACTTACAGGCTCGACTTCGCTCCTCCGAGCACCCGTTAACTCGTTTTATTCGACTTACCGGCTCGACTTCGCTCCTCCGAACACCCGTTAGCTCGATTTATTCGACTTACCGGCTTGACCTCGCTCCTCCGAACACCCGTTAACTCGATTCTTTCGACTTACCGGCTCGACCTCGCTTCTCCGAACACCCATTAACTCGATTCTTTCGACTTACAGGCTCGACTTCGCTCCTCCGAGCACCCGTCAACTCGATTTACTCGACTTACAGGCTCGACTTCGCTTCTCCGAACACCATTAACTCGATTTACTCGACTTAACAGTTCGACTTCGCTCCTCCGAGCACCCGTTAGCTCGATTTGTTCGACTTATTGGCTCGTTTCCCAGGTATGCGGGAGACGGCCAACTCCCCCCCAAAAAAGGGGGGAGCAAGTAATGAGGGACAAGGCAGAGCGAAGCGAGCCGATGCCTTTCGGAGAAGCGGCAGCGGTCCTCTTGGAAGACGGATGGCCTCCGTATAGGAGGTCGGGAAATCAGGGCATCCGGCTTCCAGTGGAATCGGAGAAAGGCTCGGCTCGTGCAGCGGCCTTCTTGCCCACCGAAGTGGCCCGGCTCGCGCCAACGGACTTTTTTTCCCATGCGCAAAAAGCCGCCCGCGAGCCCGAAGCTCGCGGACGGCCGTATGGAACTACCTTGCCGCTGCCTGCATCGGCGGCAGCAGCCAACATCGGACAGCGGCTCCGCTCAGCCCCGCGCGATGTCCGGCTCAGATGCAGCTGCGGGGCGCCGACGAAGCCGGCGGCGTTCCTTGCGCTGCGCAGCCAGATAAAGCAGCAAGGAGCGCATCGCGATGAACAGCACCGCGCCGATCCACAACCCGTCGACCATGCCGCCGACGATCAGCTTGAGATTCAGCAGCAGGATGCGGTTGATCTCCTCGCCGATGAGCGGCAGGTGGAAGCTGAGGCGCGTCGGCAGCACCCAGCCCCCGACGACGGAGTGCAGGTAGGCGAGCGGCAGATAGACGACCTTGCCCAGCACGAAGCCGACAAGCGCTCCCGCGAAGCTCCCCCGCAGCACATAGATCAGCGGGAAGATCAGGAAAAACGCGAGCCCGTACGTCGGCAGCGTGAACATCTCGCAGAAGAAGCCGACGGCGAAGCCCGTCGCGACGAAGGTCGGCCCGCCCGGAGCGCGCAGCAGCTGCAGCAGCTTGAAGCGCGCCCAGCGGCGGATGCCGGCCGGCCCGAAGCGAAGCCCGGTACGCCTGCTCCGCCCCGCTTCTTTCCGATCGGTCATGGGGTCGACTTGACCTTGACCTTGGGCAGCAGCTTGGCCATGTCGACCGTCCGCTTGAGCTCCCATGTGGCCGGGTCCTGCTCGTCGTACTGCTCCAGGAACTGGATGACCTCGCGCGTCAGCGGCGTCGGGGTGGAGGCGCCGGAGGTGACCGACACCCGCTGCTTGCCCTGCAGCCACTCCAGCTTGAGCTCGGACAGGTCGGCGATCCGGTACGCCGGCACGCCGGAGATTTCCTCCGATACCTGCGCGAGCCGGTTGGAGTTGTTGGAGCGCGGGTCGCCGACGACGATCGTCAGCTCCGCCGCTCCCGCCTGGTCGGCGACCGCTTCCTGGCGCACCTGCGTGGCGAGGCAGATTTCGTTGTGGATCTCGGCGTGCGGGAACTTCTCCAGCAGGCGGGAGATGAGATGGCGGATGTCCCACTGCGACATCGTCGTCTGATTCGTGATGAGGATGCGGTCGCCCGCCACCTCCAGCCGCTCGATGTCCTCCTCGCGCTCGATCAGATGCACGAGGTCAGGCGCGACGCCGACGGCGCCTTCCGGCTCGGGGTGGTTCTTTTTGCCGATATAGATGATCCGGTAGCCCTCCGCCGTCTTCTCGCGGATGAGGTCATGCGTCTTGGTGACGTCCGGGCAGGTGGCGTCGACGACGGTCAGGCCCTTCTCCTTGGCGCGGCGGCGCACCTCCGGAGAGACGCCGTGCGCGGTGAAGATGACAGTGCCCGACTCCACCTGCTCCAGAATGTCGAGGCGGTTCTCGCCGTCGAGCGTGATGATGCCCTCTTCCTTGAAGGCGTCGGTGACATGCGCGTTGTGCACAATCATGCCGAGAATATAGATAGGGCGCGGGAGATCGAGATTGCGCGCGGTCTGCAGCGCCAGCACCATCGCGTCGACCACCCCGTAGCAGTAGCCCCTGGGCGATATTTTGACAACTTCCACTTGGATGACCTGCCTTCCCTGCCGCCGCCCGTAGGATATCGATCCGGCATCCCCGAGCCCGCGGCGCTAGCTGTCTCCAGTATACTCTATATGGCCGGGACGGAAAAGGCGACCGGCAGCCAGACGGTGAACGTCGTGCCCGCGCCGGGACTCGTATGCACCTCGACCGAGCCTCCGTGCTCGTCGATGATCCACTTGGCGATCGACAGGCCGAGGCCGGTGCCGCTCGTCACGCCCCGCGACTCGTCGGCGCGGTAGAACCGTTCGAAGATATGCGGAATCTGCTCCGGGCTCATGCCGAGGCCGGTGTCGCGGATCAGGATGCCGGCCTGGCCTCCGCTCAGCGTCGCCTCCAGCCGCACGAAGCCCTCCGGCGTGTACTTGAACGCGTTCTCGATGAAGATGAACATGAGCTGGCGCAAATAGTCCGCGTTGCCGTGCACGCCGATGCCCTCCAGCGCCGACAGGTCGCCCGGCCGCCACTGCGCCGTGCGCGGCAGCAGCGCGGCCCGCCGCACGACGTCGTCGAGCAGCGGCAGCAGCTCGATCGGCTTCTTCTCCATGACGAAGCCGGCGTCGGCGCGCGCGAGCGCGAGCAGGTCGTTGACGAGGCGGCTCATGCGCCGCGCCTCGTCGCCGATGTCGCGCATCGACTCGCGCGACATCTCCTGCCGCAGCGCCTCCTGCTCCGAGACCGGCTCGGAGCGTCCGGCCTCGGCTTCCAGAGCGGGCGTCCACATCTTTTCAAGCAGGTCGATGTTGCCCCGGATCGTCGTGAGCGGCGTACGCAGCTCATGCGAGGCGTCGGAGACGAACCGGCGCTGCGCGTCGTACGCCTCGTCGAGCTCGTTGTAGGCGCGCTCCATCCGGCCGAGCATGCCGTTGAGCGTATCCGTCAGCCGCCCGAGCTCGTCGCTCGGCCCGTCCCAGGCGATGCGCATGCGCAGGTCGGAGCCCTTGTCGATCTGCTCGGCGGCCTGGATGACGATCTCGATCGGCCGCAGCGCCTGCCGCGCCATGATGAGCCCGACCGAGAACGCCAGCAGCAGCCCCATGATCGACGAGAACACGAGGATCGTGCGCAGCTGCTGCAGCAGGTTCTCCTGGGCGCCGACGAACAGTCCGACCTGCAGCAGCCCGACCGTCTGCTGGGTGCTCGTCGCCTGGATCGGCACCTCGTAGATGTAGAACGGATTGCCGGAGACGGACGTTTTGACGAAGCGGGCCTCGGTCACCTTGCCCGCGTCCTTTTCGTAGGGAAAAAGCAGATTGCGCTGCACGAGGCCCGCGGAACGCTGCCCGTCATCGGTCCGGTAGTTGTAGATCTGGATGTAATATTCGTCCTGCAAATAGGAAGACCGGTCCAGCTGCAGCCGTCCGGGATCGAATACGCTGTTCTGCACGATCTGCTGGCCCAGATTCTGGCCCTGCTTCTGGAGCTTGCCCTTCATCTCGTTGTACGTGTTGTGGTAGAGGAACGCATACACCGAGCCGCTCAGGATAATCAGCACGAACGCCAGGATGCCGCTGTACCAGAGCGTCAGCTTGAGACGGATCGGCACGTCAAGCCCCTCCTCCGCGCAGCACGTAGCCGGTGCCGCGCACCGTCTGGATGAGGCGGCTTTCCTTGCCGGAGTCCTCGGTCTTCTGACGCAGCATGGCGATGTACACCTCGAGCACGTTGGACTCGCCGCTGTAGTCGTAGCCCCAGATCTTGTCCATGATGGAGTCGCGCGTCAGCACCCGCTTCGGATTGCTCATGAAATACTGCAGCAGGTCGAACTCCTTGGCCGTCAGCTCGATGCGGCGTCCGCCGCGGATCGCCTCGCGCGAGTCGAGGTCGAGCACGAGGTCCTCGAAGACGAGCCGGTTGGACGGCTCCTCCAGCTTGTCCGGCTTGCGCCGCAGCAAGGCGCGCACCCGCGCCAGCAGCTCCTCCAGCGCGAACGGCTTGACGAGGTAGTCGTCCGCGCCGAGATCGAGCCCTTTGACCCGGTCGCCGATGTCATCCTTGGCCGTCAGCATGAGGATCGGCACGGAGCTGCCCCCTTCCCGTACGCGGCGGCATACTTCCCAACCGTCCACCTGCGGCATCATCACGTCGAGGATGAGCAGCTGCGGCTCGATGCCGAGCAGCACCTTGAGCCCCTCTAGCCCGTTGCCGGCCGTCGTCACCTCATAGCCCTCGAAAGCCAGGCTGCGGCGCAGCATCGATATGATCTTCTCGTCGTCGTCGACGACCACGATATGCGGTCTCATGTTCCGCCCCTCCTCCATCCATCCTGCCTCTATCTGCCTCTATCGTACCGCATTGCCGCCGCACGCAAAAGCGCAGGCGCCTGTTTCGAAGCGCCTGCGCGTCCGCAGCGGCTTTCGTCGAGCCGCTTCTACCGCTTACTCCATGTCGAACTGGCTCTTGTCGCCGACCTCGACGGTCACCTGCATCTTGTCGCCCTTGCGCATGACGTCCAGGACGACCTTGTCGCCGACCTTCTTTTTCTGAATTTCCGCGATGAGCTCTTCCTTCTTGGCATAGGCTTTCCCATCCATGCCCGTGATGACGTCATATTGCTGCAAGCCGGCCTTGTACGCAGGCGAGTTGAACAGCGTCTCGCGCACGATCGAGCCGTCCGTGTTCGGCAAGCCGAGGTTCTGCTGCATCTGCTCGCTGATGTCCGCGAGCGTCGCGCCGATGAACGGCGTCGGCATCGTCACGTTCTGGCTGCTCTTCAGCTGCTCGAGCACTTCCTTGATCGTGGAGGTCGGGATCGCGAAGCCGATGCCCTGCGAATCCGCGCTGATCGCCGTGTTGATGCCGATGACCTCGCCGCTGGTATTGAGCAGCGGTCCGCCGGAGTTGCCGGGGTTGATGGAGGCGTCCGTCTGCAGCAGATGCTGGTACGTCCGGGCCGTGCTGCCCGTGCTGTCCGCCGCGACCTGGATCGTGCGCTCGCGCGCGCTGAGCACGCCGACCGTCACCGTGTGGTCAAAGCCGTTCGGGTTGCCGATCGCGACGAGCCAG encodes:
- a CDS encoding 4-hydroxy-3-methylbut-2-enyl diphosphate reductase — protein: MEVVKISPRGYCYGVVDAMVLALQTARNLDLPRPIYILGMIVHNAHVTDAFKEEGIITLDGENRLDILEQVESGTVIFTAHGVSPEVRRRAKEKGLTVVDATCPDVTKTHDLIREKTAEGYRIIYIGKKNHPEPEGAVGVAPDLVHLIEREEDIERLEVAGDRILITNQTTMSQWDIRHLISRLLEKFPHAEIHNEICLATQVRQEAVADQAGAAELTIVVGDPRSNNSNRLAQVSEEISGVPAYRIADLSELKLEWLQGKQRVSVTSGASTPTPLTREVIQFLEQYDEQDPATWELKRTVDMAKLLPKVKVKSTP
- a CDS encoding aldo/keto reductase — its product is MEKVLLNNGVEMPILGLGVFQMSDSNECEQSVFDAIEAGYRLIDTAASYLNEEAVGKGIRRSRVDREELFVTTKLWVQDAGYERTKKAVARSLQRLGLDYLDLYLIHQPYGDVYGSWRAMEEMVREGTIRAIGVSNFSSDRLMDLILHHEVVPAVNQVETNPFCQQIKSSAFMSEHRVRHESWAPFAEGKNGLFQNEVLAAIAEKHEKSVAQVILRWLVQRDIVVIPKSVRKERIIENGQIFDFELGPQDMDRIAALDTNESMFFSHQDPEMVKWIGTRKLDL
- a CDS encoding glycosyltransferase family 39 protein, with the translated sequence MRGNERAARPRRRIAADGWLLAAIAAAAFLNGYGIWQETYANTYYTTAVGSMLQSWHNFFYGALDSAGSVTVDKPPLTFWIQAAFAWAFGLHGWSVILPQALAGVATVPLLYACVKPTFGAVAARGAAWAMALTPVAAAVSRTNNIDAMLVFTLALAAWFLLRGVREGRAGSLLAAFALIGAGFNMKMLQAYMVLPAFYLLYLLGVRMKAKAKYGLLAGCTALLLLISVSWAVVVDAVPADKRPYIGSSETNSVLELAFGYNGLSRLTGDRGGAGGASGASGASGASGASGASGMGGEGADRSDAGGGFGAGSFGSDGGRTAGDGGGRTAGAGGGRAGGGFGGGGMFNTGEAGPLRLFQQALSGQASWLLPLALLSALALLLPLRLRSLTAAQKETLFWLAWLVPAAAFFSVAGFFHSYYLIMLAPPIAALAGAGAWTLWARYREGTSWQSWLLPASIAATALFQGYVLQAYESTIGLGWTIAVAGLGLLSVLVLGTTGAAGRNRRSVRWISAAGLMVLLVGPAWWSATPIVYGQNTMIPAAGPDSGVGGFGGAMSGRAAGGMAGGFPGAMPEGGAGGRMPGAGGWSGAQGDGADDGAGGGAPGGLSDGSGNGSGGAADSQEQNGFGGMTAGSFPVGRSGGDVAVDQGLLAYLRDNETTDYLIAVSDYGTAAPYIVGEGEKVVILHGFQNSDPVYDEAKLEALVRSGKVKYFLVGGGFGGGGGRGSDSLNAWIEQHGKAVEPSAYGSSASAAATLYEVTLK
- a CDS encoding sensor histidine kinase, which encodes MPIRLKLTLWYSGILAFVLIILSGSVYAFLYHNTYNEMKGKLQKQGQNLGQQIVQNSVFDPGRLQLDRSSYLQDEYYIQIYNYRTDDGQRSAGLVQRNLLFPYEKDAGKVTEARFVKTSVSGNPFYIYEVPIQATSTQQTVGLLQVGLFVGAQENLLQQLRTILVFSSIMGLLLAFSVGLIMARQALRPIEIVIQAAEQIDKGSDLRMRIAWDGPSDELGRLTDTLNGMLGRMERAYNELDEAYDAQRRFVSDASHELRTPLTTIRGNIDLLEKMWTPALEAEAGRSEPVSEQEALRQEMSRESMRDIGDEARRMSRLVNDLLALARADAGFVMEKKPIELLPLLDDVVRRAALLPRTAQWRPGDLSALEGIGVHGNADYLRQLMFIFIENAFKYTPEGFVRLEATLSGGQAGILIRDTGLGMSPEQIPHIFERFYRADESRGVTSGTGLGLSIAKWIIDEHGGSVEVHTSPGAGTTFTVWLPVAFSVPAI
- a CDS encoding response regulator transcription factor, whose amino-acid sequence is MRPHIVVVDDDEKIISMLRRSLAFEGYEVTTAGNGLEGLKVLLGIEPQLLILDVMMPQVDGWEVCRRVREGGSSVPILMLTAKDDIGDRVKGLDLGADDYLVKPFALEELLARVRALLRRKPDKLEEPSNRLVFEDLVLDLDSREAIRGGRRIELTAKEFDLLQYFMSNPKRVLTRDSIMDKIWGYDYSGESNVLEVYIAMLRQKTEDSGKESRLIQTVRGTGYVLRGGGA
- a CDS encoding DUF2062 domain-containing protein produces the protein MTDRKEAGRSRRTGLRFGPAGIRRWARFKLLQLLRAPGGPTFVATGFAVGFFCEMFTLPTYGLAFFLIFPLIYVLRGSFAGALVGFVLGKVVYLPLAYLHSVVGGWVLPTRLSFHLPLIGEEINRILLLNLKLIVGGMVDGLWIGAVLFIAMRSLLLYLAAQRKERRRLRRRPAAASEPDIARG